In Flavobacterium cerinum, one genomic interval encodes:
- a CDS encoding WG repeat-containing protein, whose protein sequence is MIKKITTFLLFITATFSYCQTDPLFLIIENGKIGYINEKGAVKIQPRFLNGNEFAEGLASVRKNGLYGFINTKGDFVIQPQYDYAHSFLNGIARVYKNGRPLFINKQNTPIIDSRYQSFSGISPDKGIVKTKSGKHGMIDLKTQKLIVDTLYHRIRNFKKEGVAIVEKLEVNKRNKMKTIKYAVVDSLGRFIVKFDQYESINGFSEGYASVNMQDNRFLEGVIDTKGNLLFKRSTNDKSHIKEEFKNGLAVISLYKHWIPEKPNVSYTSEKIYNGYINLKGEIVLNDTLIEQAGNFSNDRAFIKEKASNEYKLIDTRFQPVGELTYKRILNDEFKDGFAIVKMDSQWGIIDTDGKFVIYPTYDYIDEVGIKDNFFFFGIDGYNDEVLFGIANLEGKIILQPIIQQFDKKGFSNGLLKAIVNNRLTYIDKTGNIIWQEKKANEQNVTPLNIDFMNRGYFYAYSTPDEQDLRGGWGVSKNILQINEIINISDLGKLKLLIKTEEKAVFQDFYSGYKFYVQNNTNDTIAFEAQDSRLYLKLQAQNKKGEWKDIEYLPSSWCGNSYHTVKLDPNTSWEFIIPEYEGEFKTKIRAELQYLGAKDKKLFIYSNEIQSSINPAQFWNKMEYVPGGLMDPYYD, encoded by the coding sequence ATGATCAAAAAAATAACCACTTTTCTTTTATTCATAACGGCAACATTTTCTTACTGTCAGACAGACCCCCTTTTTTTAATCATTGAAAACGGAAAAATAGGCTATATAAACGAAAAAGGAGCGGTAAAAATCCAACCCCGGTTTTTAAACGGAAACGAATTCGCTGAAGGATTAGCTTCGGTACGGAAAAACGGCTTATATGGCTTTATTAATACTAAAGGTGATTTTGTGATCCAACCGCAATACGACTATGCGCATAGCTTTTTAAATGGAATTGCCCGTGTCTACAAAAACGGAAGACCACTGTTTATTAATAAACAAAATACACCGATAATTGATAGTCGTTATCAATCATTTTCTGGTATCAGTCCCGATAAAGGAATTGTAAAGACAAAGTCCGGAAAACACGGTATGATTGATTTAAAAACACAAAAACTGATTGTTGATACGCTGTATCATAGAATTAGAAATTTTAAAAAAGAAGGTGTTGCTATCGTAGAAAAACTGGAAGTCAATAAAAGAAACAAGATGAAAACGATAAAATATGCTGTTGTTGATAGTCTGGGCCGGTTTATTGTAAAATTTGATCAATATGAATCAATAAATGGTTTTTCAGAAGGTTATGCATCGGTCAATATGCAGGATAATCGTTTTTTAGAAGGAGTTATTGACACAAAAGGAAATTTACTTTTTAAGCGGTCAACTAATGATAAATCCCATATAAAAGAGGAATTTAAAAACGGATTGGCGGTTATTAGTTTATATAAACACTGGATTCCCGAAAAACCTAATGTTAGTTATACAAGTGAAAAAATATACAACGGCTATATAAACCTGAAAGGAGAAATTGTATTAAACGATACTTTGATCGAACAAGCCGGAAATTTTTCAAACGACAGAGCTTTTATTAAAGAAAAAGCATCGAATGAATACAAATTGATTGATACCCGATTCCAACCTGTGGGGGAACTCACTTATAAACGCATTCTGAATGATGAATTTAAAGATGGATTTGCAATTGTTAAAATGGATAGTCAATGGGGTATAATTGATACCGACGGTAAGTTTGTCATATATCCGACATACGATTATATAGATGAAGTCGGTATTAAGGACAACTTCTTTTTCTTTGGAATTGACGGGTATAATGATGAAGTGCTGTTTGGAATTGCCAATTTAGAGGGAAAAATCATTCTACAACCGATTATCCAACAATTTGATAAAAAAGGCTTTTCAAACGGACTTCTAAAAGCAATAGTAAACAACCGACTTACTTATATCGATAAAACCGGGAATATTATCTGGCAGGAGAAAAAAGCAAATGAACAAAATGTAACACCGCTAAATATTGATTTTATGAATAGAGGCTATTTTTATGCCTATTCAACTCCGGATGAACAGGACTTAAGAGGCGGATGGGGCGTTTCTAAAAATATTCTGCAAATAAACGAGATTATAAATATATCCGATTTAGGAAAACTAAAACTGTTAATTAAAACAGAAGAGAAAGCGGTTTTTCAGGATTTTTATTCCGGTTATAAATTCTATGTTCAAAACAATACGAATGACACTATCGCCTTTGAAGCACAAGACAGCAGACTTTATTTAAAACTCCAGGCTCAAAACAAAAAAGGCGAGTGGAAAGATATCGAATACCTGCCATCCAGCTGGTGTGGCAATAGTTATCATACAGTAAAACTCGATCCGAATACCAGTTGGGAATTTATAATCCCTGAATATGAAGGCGAATTTAAAACCAAAATCAGAGCAGAACTACAATATTTAGGGGCTAAGGATAAAAAGCTTTTTATCTATAGTAATGAAATTCAATCAAGTATCAATCCGGCTCAGTTTTGGAACAAGATGGAGTATGTTCCGGGCGGTTTAATGGATCCCTATTACGATTAA
- a CDS encoding IclR family transcriptional regulator: MIQSVKKAFDILEYITQNGNLVRLNDIANALELQNTTVHNLLHTLKELGYVEQDELSPRYRVTTKMQCLYPPPVSVSVLKNTLRPTLEKITELTNETSYLSVQMGTYFRHELISEPERSVKISLELNKDYEMTRTAIGKVFMAHSEHLQNTLLKNLDEPVQKKLQLELSEILKNGYALDLEEYEPDLNCAAIPYYQGNRVVAVLCVSGPAFRYRLPEMIKAIEIMNSLK; encoded by the coding sequence ATGATACAATCGGTAAAAAAAGCATTCGACATACTGGAATACATCACACAGAACGGAAACCTGGTACGGCTTAATGATATTGCGAATGCATTGGAGTTACAAAATACAACGGTACACAATTTACTTCACACGCTAAAAGAGCTGGGCTATGTGGAACAAGACGAATTGAGTCCGCGTTACCGGGTGACCACAAAGATGCAATGTTTGTATCCGCCGCCGGTATCTGTATCGGTTTTAAAAAACACATTGCGCCCGACATTGGAAAAAATAACGGAACTGACGAATGAAACATCCTATTTATCCGTACAAATGGGGACTTATTTCCGTCATGAACTGATATCCGAGCCGGAGCGTTCGGTAAAAATCTCGTTAGAGTTAAACAAGGATTACGAAATGACACGAACTGCGATCGGGAAAGTATTTATGGCGCATTCGGAACATCTGCAAAACACGCTGTTAAAAAACCTGGATGAACCGGTACAAAAAAAGCTGCAATTGGAATTAAGTGAAATTTTAAAAAACGGGTATGCCTTAGATTTAGAAGAATACGAACCGGATCTAAACTGCGCTGCAATTCCGTATTATCAGGGAAATCGGGTAGTAGCAGTGTTATGTGTCTCGGGACCGGCTTTTCGCTACCGATTACCCGAAATGATAAAAGCGATAGAAATTATGAATAGTTTGAAGTAA
- a CDS encoding 3-ketoacyl-ACP reductase, with the protein MEQLKGKTALITGAGKGLGKAVALAFAAEGINLALLARTESDLVALMAEINKDYPDVTVAYETADVSDFNSVSTSIANLKNKIGAIDILINNAGIGKFGKFMDYEVSEWENIIKVNLLGAYYVIRAVLPEMLERQTGDIVNVASSAGLRASALTSAYSASKFGLNGLSEALMQEVRKSNIRVFTMNPSTIATDLSVNLNLTDGNPESVLQPEDFAELLVSHLKLNRRAFVKDVGLWSTNP; encoded by the coding sequence ATGGAACAATTAAAAGGAAAAACCGCTCTGATTACCGGTGCGGGAAAAGGATTAGGTAAAGCGGTTGCATTGGCTTTTGCAGCTGAAGGTATTAATTTGGCTTTACTGGCCAGAACCGAATCGGATCTGGTAGCATTGATGGCAGAAATCAATAAAGATTATCCGGATGTTACTGTAGCTTACGAAACGGCTGATGTATCGGATTTTAATTCGGTTTCAACGTCGATTGCCAATCTGAAAAATAAAATCGGTGCAATTGATATCTTAATCAACAATGCCGGTATCGGAAAATTCGGCAAATTCATGGATTATGAAGTGAGCGAATGGGAAAACATCATTAAAGTTAATCTTTTAGGCGCTTATTATGTGATTCGTGCGGTTTTACCGGAAATGTTAGAACGTCAGACCGGCGATATCGTAAATGTAGCATCAAGTGCGGGCTTACGAGCATCGGCTTTAACCAGTGCTTATAGTGCTTCTAAATTCGGTTTAAACGGATTATCAGAAGCTTTGATGCAGGAAGTTCGTAAATCGAATATCCGTGTCTTTACAATGAACCCAAGTACAATTGCTACTGATTTATCGGTAAACCTAAACCTAACTGACGGTAATCCGGAAAGTGTATTACAACCGGAAGATTTTGCCGAATTATTAGTATCCCATTTAAAACTTAACCGTAGAGCTTTTGTTAAGGATGTAGGACTTTGGTCGACCAATCCATAG
- a CDS encoding GRP family sugar transporter encodes MLFLLFSILCSVSVGILFKIAKRYPVSFQQIINYNYVIAILLCYSAYQPDIKVVNSNAPWIVYGALSVLLPTVFLVLAASVQHIGIVKTDIAQRFSLIISIMAAFLVFHETISPIKWLGLAIGLIAIFLILYRKESNPNDQNNWKYPVVVLLGFGIIDICFKLIATHNEIPYTTSLFLVFCGALVIATVITVFRLISKKEKLNGVSLLFGVILGLLNFGNILFYLKAHKALSDNPSTVFASMNFGVIILGTLIGILVFKEKVSRLNYLGIFLAVLAIIVITISQLYTF; translated from the coding sequence ATGCTTTTCTTACTCTTCAGTATACTTTGCAGTGTTTCCGTCGGAATCCTCTTTAAAATAGCCAAACGTTATCCCGTTTCTTTTCAGCAAATCATCAATTATAATTATGTAATCGCCATACTCCTTTGTTATAGTGCCTATCAGCCGGATATAAAAGTAGTCAATTCAAATGCACCCTGGATCGTTTATGGCGCACTGTCAGTATTATTGCCTACGGTTTTTCTGGTATTGGCCGCTTCCGTTCAGCATATCGGTATTGTTAAAACGGATATAGCACAGCGTTTTTCATTGATCATTTCTATCATGGCGGCTTTTTTGGTTTTTCATGAAACGATAAGTCCGATAAAATGGTTAGGACTGGCGATCGGTTTAATCGCAATTTTTCTGATTCTGTACCGAAAAGAAAGCAATCCGAATGATCAAAATAATTGGAAGTATCCGGTTGTTGTATTGTTAGGCTTCGGAATTATTGATATTTGCTTTAAATTAATAGCGACACATAACGAAATTCCGTATACTACTTCCCTGTTTCTGGTTTTCTGCGGTGCGCTTGTAATTGCGACTGTTATTACTGTTTTCCGGTTAATTTCCAAAAAAGAAAAACTAAACGGTGTCAGTCTTTTGTTCGGCGTTATATTGGGATTATTAAATTTCGGAAATATTCTCTTTTACCTGAAAGCCCACAAAGCGCTGAGCGATAATCCTTCAACGGTTTTTGCATCGATGAATTTTGGTGTTATTATTTTAGGCACCCTGATTGGCATTCTTGTTTTCAAAGAAAAAGTATCCCGTTTGAACTATTTGGGAATATTTTTGGCTGTTTTGGCCATAATTGTCATCACTATCTCTCAGTTATACACCTTTTAA
- a CDS encoding SH3 domain-containing protein: MKKRYYIVLFTFLFLISCNSSSEKKETTTTEKKADTMVVTPVKMLKAAGLILPVVDSLRDSSAYCCVVTPESGFIVYDKPNGKAIGTVKREIDESDNQSPYVLYLISGTNKEKIETEAFKEIGYDLFAINYSETADGYVRVFDSSKNYWLKVAEINHKGFKAIDWMEHLLKERDLVLGYYANEPGLKLRKEPNSNSEVISTIRGDLFEIKLSEKVSGQWCKVIITKYKEHPCETELKESENKVDTKEGWLKIIDDNGEPNIWSYSKGC; encoded by the coding sequence ATGAAAAAAAGGTATTATATAGTGTTATTCACTTTTTTATTTCTGATAAGCTGCAATAGCTCAAGTGAAAAAAAAGAAACAACAACAACAGAAAAAAAAGCCGATACAATGGTTGTTACACCGGTTAAAATGCTTAAAGCAGCCGGACTTATTCTACCGGTAGTTGACAGCTTGCGGGATTCGAGTGCGTATTGTTGTGTGGTAACTCCCGAATCCGGTTTTATCGTGTATGACAAACCTAACGGAAAAGCTATCGGAACCGTAAAAAGAGAAATCGATGAAAGTGATAATCAATCGCCATATGTGCTCTATTTGATTTCCGGCACCAATAAAGAGAAAATCGAGACAGAAGCTTTTAAAGAAATTGGCTATGATCTTTTTGCAATCAATTACAGCGAAACGGCTGACGGTTATGTACGCGTTTTCGATAGTAGCAAAAACTATTGGCTAAAAGTAGCCGAAATCAATCATAAGGGCTTTAAGGCCATAGACTGGATGGAACATTTATTAAAAGAACGCGATTTGGTTTTAGGGTATTATGCCAATGAACCCGGTTTAAAATTGCGAAAAGAACCCAACAGTAATAGTGAAGTTATTAGTACCATTCGCGGCGATTTGTTTGAAATTAAACTTTCCGAAAAAGTTTCAGGACAATGGTGTAAAGTGATCATCACAAAATATAAAGAGCATCCTTGTGAAACGGAATTGAAAGAGTCGGAAAATAAAGTGGATACCAAAGAAGGTTGGTTAAAAATTATCGATGATAACGGAGAACCTAATATCTGGAGTTATAGTAAAGGTTGTTAA
- a CDS encoding S41 family peptidase, whose amino-acid sequence MKYITILSLFITSHLWAQSTKISDDQLVILAKVWGVMKYYHPAVSQGKVDWDKTLINTLESPFKRTDNEIITEWLEMADKTSFEILTPSKATCDSITFRNFDSKWIEKSRLNTISKTRLLKLINQNQNIGTYYSNPTLKSIRLDSQKEKIYEGFSANVKLLELFRIWNAVTYFYPYKYLLDTHWDKVLKKYIPIFKNIQNEQDYKLAITLLAAEIQDTHTGLKDTHQYAVFGKLTAPFTIQIVDNGALITGIKDEKIMQKANIKVGDFITKINGKKIHQIIAEKSKYYPASNQSVQLREAYNYLFSGNEPAFTIEGTTEDGKTFKTNVERMPRTFAEEWDKDGIPNYKLTYKGKSYDYLVWNADQNRLNPVFRLEDKAYVEFSSLRAGEIDSLMCSFQNTKGIVFDLRSYNDNGALLKVFDHLLSKPQFFGIKTQPEFDQPGKFCFVDYIITKEYKLIGKENPDAYKGRVIVLINEYTQSAAELWAMIFKKVPNVIFVGSQTAGADGNMVSIKLTDGNALYFSGLGIYYPDGTETQRIGIKPDIVVRPTLKSIRNKADLLLEKAFQLIDEQKK is encoded by the coding sequence ATGAAATACATCACGATCCTTTCTCTTTTTATCACGTCGCATCTTTGGGCACAATCCACTAAAATTTCAGATGATCAATTAGTTATACTGGCGAAAGTCTGGGGCGTGATGAAGTACTATCATCCGGCGGTTTCACAAGGAAAAGTGGATTGGGATAAAACATTGATCAATACATTAGAAAGTCCATTTAAGCGGACGGATAACGAGATTATAACCGAATGGTTGGAAATGGCCGATAAAACTTCATTTGAGATACTTACGCCTTCAAAAGCAACTTGCGATAGTATTACGTTTCGGAATTTTGATAGCAAATGGATTGAAAAGTCCCGACTTAATACGATAAGCAAAACAAGATTACTTAAGTTGATCAACCAAAATCAAAATATTGGAACCTATTATAGTAATCCGACTTTAAAAAGCATCCGGCTAGATAGTCAAAAAGAGAAAATATATGAAGGATTTTCGGCCAATGTAAAACTATTGGAGTTGTTCCGGATCTGGAATGCCGTTACTTATTTTTATCCGTATAAATATTTACTGGATACGCATTGGGACAAAGTGCTGAAAAAATACATCCCGATTTTTAAAAATATCCAAAACGAGCAAGATTATAAATTGGCTATTACCTTGTTGGCTGCTGAAATTCAGGATACACATACCGGTCTAAAAGATACGCATCAATATGCTGTTTTCGGGAAATTAACAGCTCCGTTTACGATTCAGATAGTAGACAATGGTGCGCTAATCACAGGGATAAAAGACGAAAAGATAATGCAAAAAGCCAATATCAAAGTAGGTGATTTTATTACGAAAATTAACGGTAAAAAGATACATCAGATTATAGCCGAAAAATCTAAATACTATCCCGCTTCGAACCAATCGGTACAACTTCGGGAAGCCTATAACTATTTGTTTAGCGGAAATGAGCCGGCTTTTACGATAGAAGGCACTACAGAAGACGGAAAGACATTTAAAACGAATGTAGAAAGAATGCCGCGTACATTTGCTGAAGAATGGGATAAAGACGGTATTCCGAATTATAAATTGACCTATAAAGGAAAATCATATGATTATCTGGTCTGGAACGCGGATCAAAATCGGTTAAATCCGGTTTTTCGGTTAGAAGATAAAGCGTATGTCGAATTTTCATCTTTACGCGCAGGGGAAATCGACAGTCTGATGTGTTCTTTTCAAAATACAAAAGGTATAGTATTCGATTTACGAAGTTATAATGATAACGGAGCGTTACTTAAAGTTTTTGATCATCTCTTATCAAAACCGCAATTCTTCGGTATCAAAACACAACCTGAATTTGATCAACCCGGAAAATTTTGCTTTGTTGATTATATCATTACAAAGGAATACAAATTGATCGGTAAGGAAAATCCGGATGCTTATAAAGGCCGGGTTATTGTCTTGATTAATGAATATACCCAAAGCGCAGCCGAATTATGGGCTATGATCTTTAAAAAAGTACCAAATGTAATCTTTGTCGGAAGTCAAACTGCCGGTGCCGACGGAAACATGGTTTCGATAAAACTAACGGACGGAAATGCACTTTATTTTTCCGGTTTAGGAATCTATTATCCGGATGGTACAGAAACGCAACGAATTGGTATCAAGCCTGATATTGTAGTTCGACCGACCTTAAAAAGTATCCGTAATAAAGCGGATTTGTTATTAGAAAAGGCTTTCCAATTAATTGATGAACAAAAAAAGTAA
- a CDS encoding peptidylprolyl isomerase yields MKKQILIFVILICFQNLSAQTLKEKLDKITTVEEAKAFISNNPELDPELYTIEPEMDTLTSANFKALKLGDVFNIEGNDNLFKVVGMSKGNAFRVSYIYLDGSKKSLNEINKLRPEIIKQYRKGTPFLDLVKKYTMDGNPTGELDWFMNGSMVPEFEAAVKAHKKGEIFTVDVPEKKWYYVTLKTHDDRGTTGLEILTVKNIN; encoded by the coding sequence ATGAAAAAACAAATTTTAATTTTCGTTATTCTGATCTGTTTTCAGAATTTATCTGCTCAGACTTTAAAAGAAAAATTGGATAAAATAACTACAGTTGAAGAAGCAAAAGCATTTATTTCGAATAATCCGGAACTGGATCCGGAGTTATATACAATTGAACCGGAAATGGATACTTTGACGTCAGCAAATTTTAAAGCATTAAAGCTAGGTGATGTTTTTAATATAGAGGGAAATGATAATCTTTTTAAGGTTGTAGGGATGAGCAAAGGGAATGCCTTTCGGGTTAGTTATATTTATCTGGACGGTAGTAAAAAGTCGCTAAATGAAATCAATAAACTTCGCCCTGAAATAATAAAACAGTATAGAAAAGGAACTCCGTTTTTAGATTTGGTTAAAAAATATACGATGGATGGAAATCCTACCGGAGAATTAGACTGGTTTATGAATGGTTCGATGGTTCCTGAATTTGAAGCCGCAGTAAAGGCGCATAAAAAAGGGGAAATTTTCACGGTTGATGTGCCGGAAAAAAAGTGGTATTACGTAACGCTAAAAACCCATGATGACAGAGGAACGACCGGACTGGAAATTTTAACGGTGAAAAACATTAACTGA
- a CDS encoding DUF4932 domain-containing protein, translating into MKTKSILFIFFIVFSPTLQAQNNLAVKIDDRMEALSIFYTLATADTLDVKPTPSTYYKDVKTYFEPYKNHASLNWYRNLENWDGYDMASLGLFLSDKYPFTVKIKPETNYIRSTGIEEFLSHFNAFYQECHVKKFILDHNKQYQSICKTANDFVQASGILKEINRFYGQTKKGKFVVYIDVLNNLGNNAIPSDDKQFEGNRMFRLAYLNDTAKNVTDESPVQFTPYLNVVIHEISHLFLERFVKEYHNDLFEIRNLFLTTTKGEKLKESAWENEADELIVRVCTAKIIAQKSGEEAGLKEIENQAKHFKQALPLYRFFDAYSSDRKQYKTIQAFYPEILKFLKKSAL; encoded by the coding sequence ATGAAAACAAAATCAATATTGTTTATCTTTTTTATAGTATTCTCTCCTACACTTCAGGCGCAAAATAACCTTGCCGTTAAAATTGATGACCGGATGGAAGCGTTGAGTATTTTTTATACGTTAGCAACGGCAGATACTTTAGACGTTAAGCCAACACCTTCTACCTACTACAAAGACGTTAAAACCTATTTTGAACCATACAAAAATCATGCATCATTAAACTGGTACCGGAATTTAGAAAACTGGGATGGCTATGATATGGCTTCACTAGGACTGTTTTTATCCGATAAATACCCGTTTACCGTAAAAATAAAACCGGAAACGAACTATATCAGAAGTACTGGCATAGAAGAATTTCTATCGCATTTTAATGCGTTCTATCAAGAATGTCACGTCAAAAAGTTTATTCTTGATCATAATAAACAGTACCAATCCATTTGTAAAACAGCTAACGATTTCGTACAAGCGTCGGGTATTTTAAAAGAGATCAACCGGTTTTACGGTCAGACAAAAAAGGGAAAATTCGTAGTCTATATCGACGTATTAAACAATCTGGGAAACAACGCTATTCCGTCTGATGATAAGCAATTTGAAGGAAACAGAATGTTCCGGTTGGCCTATCTGAACGATACGGCTAAAAACGTTACAGATGAGAGTCCCGTTCAGTTTACACCGTACTTAAATGTGGTTATTCACGAAATAAGCCATCTTTTTTTAGAGCGCTTTGTAAAAGAGTACCACAACGATTTATTTGAAATCAGAAACCTTTTTTTAACCACAACCAAAGGAGAAAAACTAAAGGAATCGGCATGGGAAAATGAAGCAGACGAGTTGATTGTTCGGGTTTGTACCGCAAAAATAATTGCACAAAAATCAGGTGAAGAAGCCGGTCTAAAGGAAATTGAAAATCAGGCAAAACATTTTAAACAGGCATTGCCGTTATACCGTTTTTTTGATGCATATTCGTCTGATAGAAAACAATACAAAACGATTCAGGCTTTCTATCCTGAAATCCTTAAATTTTTAAAAAAGAGTGCTTTATAA
- a CDS encoding MFS transporter: MQKGLIALAIGAFTIGMTEFVMMGILPDLAASLKITIPEAGHFISAYALGVVVGAPFLTVFLQNKPPKTALIILAAWIMVFNSLSAVANDYWSLLIMRFLSGLPHGTFFGIGAVVAGKLAKEGKTAQAIAVMFSGLTIANVIGVPLGTYIGHYINWRITFCIVGVIGLATIVSIIYWLPKFQANENSSFKKDLAIFKRVDLWLVLLIAIIGTGGFFSWYSYIAPLFTEVSKFDAGMVTYLMVVAGLGMTFGNFLGGKLSDTYSPLFATIGLLIGMCLVLMLLTFVADNQITVTIMTFVIGAVAFAIVAPVQIMMMQSAKGAEILGSSISPAAMNAGNALGAYLAGIPLTMGYDYTSPDWVGFGLAFIGILIAMVLFFHRKQKENTLITCKV; this comes from the coding sequence ATGCAAAAAGGACTTATTGCGCTGGCTATCGGAGCGTTTACTATCGGAATGACGGAATTTGTAATGATGGGAATTCTCCCTGATCTCGCCGCTTCGTTAAAAATTACCATTCCGGAAGCCGGGCATTTTATATCGGCGTATGCGCTGGGTGTCGTAGTCGGCGCCCCGTTTTTAACCGTTTTTCTTCAAAATAAACCGCCAAAAACGGCTTTGATCATTCTGGCTGCCTGGATTATGGTTTTTAATAGCTTATCGGCTGTAGCCAATGATTATTGGTCTTTATTGATCATGCGATTTTTATCGGGATTGCCACACGGTACTTTCTTTGGGATCGGGGCTGTAGTAGCCGGAAAACTGGCCAAAGAAGGCAAAACAGCGCAAGCAATTGCCGTAATGTTTTCAGGATTGACAATCGCTAATGTAATTGGTGTTCCTTTAGGGACTTATATCGGACATTATATTAATTGGCGTATTACGTTTTGTATCGTCGGTGTAATCGGATTAGCAACAATCGTGAGTATTATTTATTGGCTTCCGAAATTTCAGGCGAATGAAAATTCCAGCTTTAAAAAGGATTTGGCTATTTTTAAACGTGTCGATTTATGGTTGGTATTATTAATTGCGATCATCGGTACAGGAGGATTTTTTAGCTGGTATAGTTATATTGCACCTTTATTTACTGAAGTGTCCAAATTTGATGCCGGTATGGTAACCTATTTAATGGTCGTGGCCGGATTGGGAATGACCTTCGGAAATTTCCTCGGCGGAAAATTATCGGATACCTACTCCCCGCTTTTTGCAACAATCGGTTTGTTAATCGGAATGTGTTTGGTATTGATGTTGCTGACATTTGTAGCAGATAATCAAATCACGGTAACAATCATGACTTTTGTAATCGGTGCAGTGGCTTTTGCGATTGTTGCTCCGGTTCAGATTATGATGATGCAATCGGCTAAAGGAGCTGAAATTCTGGGATCATCGATTAGTCCGGCAGCAATGAACGCCGGAAACGCATTAGGTGCTTATCTGGCGGGAATTCCGCTTACGATGGGTTACGATTATACATCACCCGACTGGGTTGGTTTTGGATTAGCTTTTATTGGAATTCTGATCGCAATGGTATTATTTTTTCATCGAAAACAAAAAGAAAACACTTTAATCACGTGTAAAGTATAA
- a CDS encoding DUF1801 domain-containing protein, whose product MSITEQINDYIGSQSEVKRSELQTLHDLILNIKPNCQLWFLDGKNSDGKVVSNPNIGYGSYGIQYADGTTKEFYRVGISANTTGISVYIMGIEDKKYLAETYGKNLGKASVSGYCIKFKTLKDIHIDILEAAIRDRLEQK is encoded by the coding sequence ATGAGCATAACTGAACAAATCAATGACTATATCGGCAGTCAGTCGGAAGTAAAGCGTAGCGAACTGCAAACGTTACACGATCTTATTCTGAACATAAAACCAAACTGTCAACTGTGGTTTTTAGACGGAAAAAACAGTGACGGTAAGGTGGTTTCTAATCCTAATATCGGATATGGATCGTATGGCATACAATATGCTGACGGAACGACTAAGGAATTTTATCGGGTTGGAATCAGTGCGAATACAACCGGAATTTCAGTTTATATAATGGGAATTGAAGATAAAAAGTATTTAGCCGAAACTTATGGTAAAAACCTCGGAAAAGCAAGTGTAAGCGGTTATTGCATTAAGTTTAAAACGCTAAAAGATATTCATATCGATATACTGGAAGCTGCCATACGGGATAGATTAGAACAAAAATAG